Part of the Zhongshania aliphaticivorans genome, CGATGTGCAAGTGATGATTGAAGGCCCCGGTCATGTACCCATGCAAATGATTCAAGAAAATATGACCGAGCAATTAAAGCATTGCGACGAGGCACCTTTCTATACACTTGGGCCGCTAACAACCGATATTGCACCGGGCTACGATCACATTACGTCGGGAATTGGTGCTGCCCAAATAGGTTGGTATGGCTGTGCCATGCTCTGTTATGTCACCCCCAAAGAACATTTGGGCTTGCCCAATAAAGACGATGTGAAAACCGGCATTATCACTTATAAGATTGCAGCCCATGCTGCAGACTTGGCCAAGGGTCACCCCGGTTCACAGTTGCGAGATAACGCATTAAGCAAGGCGCGTTTTGAATTTCGTTGGGAAGATCAATTTAATCTTGGATTAGACCCCGATACCGCCCGTGCCTACCATGACGAAACCCTGCCAAAAGAGTCCGCCAAGGTCGCGCATTTTTGCTCTATGTGTGGGCCAAAGTTCTGTTCAATGAAAATTACCCAAGATGTCAGGGATTATGCGGCAAAGTTAGAGACAGAAAATGTCGAGGCTGAGATGCAGAAAAAATCGCTGGAGTTTAAGGAGCAAGGTAGCCAAATTTACCAAAAAGTGTAAATGCCGATGAGTTCATCACTGCCTAATTCGCAATGCGTAAATACCTGCAAGTCAACGCAGGCCAAGACCATAGGTATTGCCGGCGCTGGCTTGTTGGGACGCTTGCTAGCGTGGAAGCTATTGCAGCAGGGTTACAAGGTTACCTTGTTTGATCGCGGCAGCCGCGCGGCAGAGCTAAGCGCCGCGAAGGTTGCTGCGTCTATGCTGGCGCCGTATAGCGAAGTGGTTAGTGCCGAGCGCAAGGTGTTTGACTGGGGCCGCATGGCATTAAGCTGGTGGCCAAAAGAACTAGCGGCCTTAGCGCAGATGACAGGGCAGCATGTCGACTTTGCGACAGACGGTAGTATCGTCATTGCGCACGACTTAGATAAATCCAGCTTGACGAATTTTGAGCATCAGTTACGGGAGAAAGTGCCTGATTGCGCAGAATATATTGAGTGTATTGAGCGTGATCGGCTGGCAGTCTTAGAGCCTGAATTGGCGGAACGGTATTGCGGCGGTTTGTTTTTGGCCGAAGAGGGCTATCTTGATAATGAGGCGTTATTGCACTCATTGGTGCTGGGCATTACGGCGCTCGGTGGGGTGTGGTGTGAATATACTGAAGTAGAGCGCGTTACTGCTGGAAGAATACATCTGGCAACGCAGCAGCATTGTTTTGATGTGGCTATTGATAGTCGGGGCATGGGCGCGCAAGCGCAGTTGCCGGCCTTGCGTGGAGTAAGGGGAGAGGTGCTGTGGGTGCATGCGCCAGAGGTTTCGTTACAGCGACCGGTAAGGTTGATGCATCCACGCTATAAATTATATATTTCTCCGCGCTCGGGGCAGCGCTACGTGATTGGCGCCACTGAGATAGAAAGTGAATCTATGCAGCCGGTGACTGTGCGCTCAAGCCTTGAGTTGCTGTCCGCACTTTACAGTGTCCACAGCGGATTTGCTGAGGCCACCGTGCTGCACGCCTATGCGCATTGTCGACCAGCCATGCCAGATAATTTGCCAATCATCCATAGTGAACCCGGTTTGCTACGGGTAAATGGTTTATACAGGCACGGCTATTTACTCAGTCCCTATGTGGTTGAATCAGCCTTGAAAAAACTTATCGACTGCAATGATCTTGCTACAGAAATTAATCACTAATTAGCGAGTTAATTCCCATGGATGATGATCATAAAATCACCGTCAGCGTTAATAATGAAAACAAGATTTGTTCAGCAAAAAAAGCGTTATCTGAACAATTGATTCAGTGGGGCTTTGAGGCCGGCAAGGTTGCTGTCGCTGTTAATGAAGGCTTTGTACCGCGCTCCCAATATCAACATTATTGTTTGCAAGAGGGTGACAAAGTCGATGTATTGGCGCCGGTGCAGGGCGGCTGAACGTATTAGATATTAATTGAGTAATTCCTTATGGATAAGCAAATACAAGATACGTGGACGCTCTATGGACAAACATTTACCAGCCGTTTGTTAATAGGCAGTGCCTTGTATCCATCGCCCGCGATTATGCGTGATGCCATCAATGAATCTGGTGCCAATATCGTCACGGTATCGCTGCGCCGACAGTCGCCCGAGCAAGGTGGCGGAGAGGGATTCTGGCGGCAGTTAAAAGCAATGAACAAAACATTGTTGCCCAATACCGCAGGTTGTCACAGCGTGAAAGAGGCGGTGACCTTGGCGCAAATGTCACGGGAGTTATTTGCAACCGACTGGTTAAAGTTAGAAGTAGTAGGTGACGATTACAATCTGCAGCCTGACCCTATGGCCACGATAGAGGCCGCTGAACAATTAATAAAGTTGGGTTTCAAGGTGTTTCCTTACTGCACTGATGACTTGGTGGTGTGCCAGCGCTTGCGCGATGTGGGCTGCCAAGTATTAATGCCCTGGGGCTCACCGATTGGCACCGGCCGTGGTTTGATGAATCCCTACAATTTACAAACTATTCGTGACCGTATTCCTGACTTACCATTGATTATTGACGCCGGCATAGGCAAACCCTCTCATGCAGTACAGGCCTTGGAGTTGGGCTTTGACGGTATTTTACTTAATACCGCCGTAGCGCAGGCGGGAGATCCCATTAACATGGCATCTGCATTTAAACACGCTGTGGCAGCGGGGCGGTTGGCACAGCAGGCCGGTGCCATGCCTGAGCGGCAAACGGCATCGCCATCAACACCAACGCTAGGCATGCCTTTTTGGCATCAGCAATAGCAAACGTATTTCTCGCGTGTGCACGTAGATGTAGGCTGATCTTGTCATGGTTGTATCCCATGATCGTAAGGTAGCTAGTGATCGAATAGTCTGAAGTTAATAAAGAATGGTTAGAGCTGGACTGTGGCGGCGGTCATTAGGGCGTGGTGTTGGCCCTTATCTTTTAGGTTTTAAATAGTGCGGTGTGAATCGAAGAAAAATGCCCCGCTGAGCGAGGCATGAGAGGGTATTGGATTACAGGTGGTACCGGGCACCTATTTCGACAGAGTGTTCAGGACCGACATAGATGCCTTGACGCAAGCCAGTGATGTAACGTTTGTTTGTTAAGTTTTTCAGTGCGCCAAAAAAAGTCAAACTCTCGTTGAGTTTGTACTGTGCCATGAGATCCATGACAGTATATGAGGATATCTTGCCACCCCAGATTCCCCCAGCTGCATCGCTGGGAATATCTTCAATATTAGAGGCGTCGCCATACTGTTCGCCACGGTAGTGGGCAGTTAAGGTTGCGCTCAATTTTTCAGCATTGTAGTTAAGCGCAAGATTACCTAAGTACTTTGGTGCGTAAGGTAAGCGGTTGCCTTGGTTGGCGCCAGTTTTAAACTCGGATTGCGGCACCCAGGTCGCGTTACCATCTATGCTGAAGCCGCCACCTAACTCATAGCCAAGGAGAAATTCCATACCCTGATGCTTAGTTTCGCCAGCATTAGACTGAGAGAGGTTTGGGTCACTATTCCCCGTCACTACCTGGTTATCAAATTCCATATAGAAGGCGGCGACTTCATAGCTAATGGCGCCTTGTGTACCACGAATCCCCATTTCATAATTTACGGAACGTTCACCATCTAAGTTTTGGTCGGTTAGGCCATCAAGGGCAACGCCATTTGAAGCTGGAGAAAATGCCTTGTATACGCCGCCGTAAAGCTGAGCTGATTCATTTAATTCGTAGGTGGCACCCACGCCAGGCAGTAATTCAGTATTGCTGGTATCAGCCGAAGCATTATTGTCGGTAAGCACCACGCGCTCTTGCTCGTAGTATTCAATCCGCAGGCCTGGGGTAACCGCTAACCGCTCAGTAACAATAAAACGGTTCTGTACATATGCCGCAACACTGTCGGCAGAATCAATTCTATGACGGTCGTTAATACCTGTGCGGTCAGCGTCTCGAGTAGCCCGAATACGTTTGTCGTCAGACTCTTCCTGCATGAAACGCAAACCAATTTCGGCCTCATTTTCAAGGCCAAACAAGTTATGATTCATATTTAGGCGGGTTTCCACACCGTAGCGTTCAAAAGAGCGGTTATTACCGGTCAAGTCGTCGGTGTAGACCCAGCGGCCAGCGGCATTGGATGCGGCTGTGTCGACATTATAACGCCAGTAGTCTCGAGCCACTTCACTCCAATACACGAGGGTAGTCAGAGTTGACTCGTCACTTATCGTCCATTCGTGATTCAAATCAAAACTGACTCGGCTGCTTAAGAACCAGTCATCGGGCGCTGGGTTATAGCTTTCACCAGCTTTGTAATCGTCCAGCAGCAGTCCACGGTAGGAGATGTTTGCGTCATTTTCGTGCCAAGAAAATTTCATACCAACGCTATGAGCATCGCTAAAGCGAATGCCTGTTTTGACCATGATATCGTCCATATCATAGCCTTTGTCCATGTAACCATCGCTCTCGGCGTGGGTAGCCACAATACCCGCAAAGGCATCGCCAGATTCACTGCGCCCACCTGCTTCAATTGTTGCTTCTTGGGTGTTGAAGGAGCCTGTTCTGGCTGACACTAAGATACCGTCATC contains:
- a CDS encoding TonB-dependent receptor family protein, with product MPIMRHRIIILATSLLPMSVFGQSENEASMPVIEVVGKSLEDISKMTGSVVVIDREQIELVRPMSTEDVLRRIPGINVKSEEESGVVSNIGIRGLSASESKSLILEDGVPVAPGLFIGNERYFNPRIQRMEGIEVLKGSASLRYGPSTIGGVINYQTKTPDDGILVSARTGSFNTQEATIEAGGRSESGDAFAGIVATHAESDGYMDKGYDMDDIMVKTGIRFSDAHSVGMKFSWHENDANISYRGLLLDDYKAGESYNPAPDDWFLSSRVSFDLNHEWTISDESTLTTLVYWSEVARDYWRYNVDTAASNAAGRWVYTDDLTGNNRSFERYGVETRLNMNHNLFGLENEAEIGLRFMQEESDDKRIRATRDADRTGINDRHRIDSADSVAAYVQNRFIVTERLAVTPGLRIEYYEQERVVLTDNNASADTSNTELLPGVGATYELNESAQLYGGVYKAFSPASNGVALDGLTDQNLDGERSVNYEMGIRGTQGAISYEVAAFYMEFDNQVVTGNSDPNLSQSNAGETKHQGMEFLLGYELGGGFSIDGNATWVPQSEFKTGANQGNRLPYAPKYLGNLALNYNAEKLSATLTAHYRGEQYGDASNIEDIPSDAAGGIWGGKISSYTVMDLMAQYKLNESLTFFGALKNLTNKRYITGLRQGIYVGPEHSVEIGARYHL
- a CDS encoding thiazole synthase, whose protein sequence is MDKQIQDTWTLYGQTFTSRLLIGSALYPSPAIMRDAINESGANIVTVSLRRQSPEQGGGEGFWRQLKAMNKTLLPNTAGCHSVKEAVTLAQMSRELFATDWLKLEVVGDDYNLQPDPMATIEAAEQLIKLGFKVFPYCTDDLVVCQRLRDVGCQVLMPWGSPIGTGRGLMNPYNLQTIRDRIPDLPLIIDAGIGKPSHAVQALELGFDGILLNTAVAQAGDPINMASAFKHAVAAGRLAQQAGAMPERQTASPSTPTLGMPFWHQQ
- the thiO gene encoding glycine oxidase ThiO — translated: MSSSLPNSQCVNTCKSTQAKTIGIAGAGLLGRLLAWKLLQQGYKVTLFDRGSRAAELSAAKVAASMLAPYSEVVSAERKVFDWGRMALSWWPKELAALAQMTGQHVDFATDGSIVIAHDLDKSSLTNFEHQLREKVPDCAEYIECIERDRLAVLEPELAERYCGGLFLAEEGYLDNEALLHSLVLGITALGGVWCEYTEVERVTAGRIHLATQQHCFDVAIDSRGMGAQAQLPALRGVRGEVLWVHAPEVSLQRPVRLMHPRYKLYISPRSGQRYVIGATEIESESMQPVTVRSSLELLSALYSVHSGFAEATVLHAYAHCRPAMPDNLPIIHSEPGLLRVNGLYRHGYLLSPYVVESALKKLIDCNDLATEINH
- the thiS gene encoding sulfur carrier protein ThiS translates to MDDDHKITVSVNNENKICSAKKALSEQLIQWGFEAGKVAVAVNEGFVPRSQYQHYCLQEGDKVDVLAPVQGG